ACAAAAGGAACTGCCCGAAACTACCTCACCAACTGTTATTCATTCAAAAGGTTGGGAAATTGTTGCGTCCGAAAATTTTCATGGAAAATATTTGCATCAAAAAGATTGGATACTGACCGATTGCATCTCCTGTCATGGTAGTGATTTCGGAGGTGGTACAAGTAAAGTTTCGTGCTACTCTTGCCATAGTTCTTATCCACATCGAACCGGATTTTTACAAAAGAATAGCCCTTACTATCACGGCTTATATTTGAAGAATGAATCGTGGGTAACTTCCTCGTGTCAAGGATGTCACGGTACTGATTTGAGCGGTGGTAACAATGGTGTTAAATGTGCAACCTGCCACGATTCTTTTCCTCATAAGTCAGGATGGAAGCTTGCCGCACAGACAACTTTTCATGGAAAGTATTTAAAGGTTGCTCAATGGGATATGAAACTTTGTACGGGTTGTCACGGTAGCCGATACGATGGTGGAAGTATTACCAATGTAAGTTGTATGACTTCGCAATGTCATGTTGATGTAAGCAATAGAAAAAAATCGCCCGAAGCTTGCAACACTTGTCACGGTGTGTTTTCGGCGAAAGCCGATAGCGTTATAACTTGGGCGCCGCCGCGAAGTGTGGATGGTGAAACAGCGCCCACAATCAAAGGTGTGGGAGCGCATCAAAAACATTTAGCAACCGGAACATTTGGAAAAGCTGTTAAATGTTCAGAATGTCATTCTGTCCCAGGTCAAACGTTTGTAAATGGACATCTGGATACCAATCTTCCGGCTGAAGTTGTTATGAATGATACTTTAGCACGTTTCATCACTGCTAATGGCTTGTTAGTTCCGAATCCTACTTATCAAACAGCAAATGCTACTTGCAGCAATACTTATTGCCACGGTAATTGGCGGTTGCGTAGAGCAACTTCAACAGCACAGTTTGGTTATGCCGATTCAGTTATGGTTGGAGCTAACAGGCCAGTTGTTTGGACTGGTGGTGCAAACGAAGCAGCTTGCGGTTCATGCCATGCACTTCCACCAACTGGACATATTCCTTCAACAATCTCGAATTGTGGAAATTGTCATACTGGCATCGTAAACAGCTCTGGAGTTATAATTGATAAAACAAAGCATATCAACGGAAAGATTATGCTTTTTGGAACTGAAAAGAATATGAATTAATAGATAAGTAAAAATAAAATGGGAAATGGATGTATAAAATTATTGAAAAGCAAAAGCTTTCAGAAACAATCACAAAATTAGTAATCGAGTCGCCCCGCGTAGCTAAAAAGCGAAAGGCTGGAAACTTTGTTATGATTCGTGTAAAGGAAGGGGGCGAACGTATCCCAATCACAATAGCTGATTCTGATATTGAAAAAGGAACTGTAAGCATAATCGTTCAGGCAATCGGTAAAACAACAAAAATGTTGTGTTCGCTGAAGGAAGGAGAATATGTTCTCGATTTTGTTGGACCTTTAGGTGAGCCTACACCGATAGAAAATTTCGGCAGGGTTGTTTGTATCGGCGGTGGAGTTGGAACTGCTGAAGTTTATCCAATTGCAAAAGCGTTGCGCGATGCAGGTAACGAAGTGATCGGAATAATTGGCGCCCGCAGTAAAGATTTAATTATTCTCGA
Above is a window of Bacteroidota bacterium DNA encoding:
- a CDS encoding CxxxxCH/CxxCH domain-containing protein, whose protein sequence is MRTKNIFLIFVIFVLFGGCSNLQKELPETTSPTVIHSKGWEIVASENFHGKYLHQKDWILTDCISCHGSDFGGGTSKVSCYSCHSSYPHRTGFLQKNSPYYHGLYLKNESWVTSSCQGCHGTDLSGGNNGVKCATCHDSFPHKSGWKLAAQTTFHGKYLKVAQWDMKLCTGCHGSRYDGGSITNVSCMTSQCHVDVSNRKKSPEACNTCHGVFSAKADSVITWAPPRSVDGETAPTIKGVGAHQKHLATGTFGKAVKCSECHSVPGQTFVNGHLDTNLPAEVVMNDTLARFITANGLLVPNPTYQTANATCSNTYCHGNWRLRRATSTAQFGYADSVMVGANRPVVWTGGANEAACGSCHALPPTGHIPSTISNCGNCHTGIVNSSGVIIDKTKHINGKIMLFGTEKNMN
- a CDS encoding sulfide/dihydroorotate dehydrogenase-like FAD/NAD-binding protein, translated to MYKIIEKQKLSETITKLVIESPRVAKKRKAGNFVMIRVKEGGERIPITIADSDIEKGTVSIIVQAIGKTTKMLCSLKEGEYVLDFVGPLGEPTPIENFGRVVCIGGGVGTAEVYPIAKALRDAGNEVIGIIGARSKDLIILEKEMGEVCNKLYITTDDGSYQGKGFVSDQLQDLINSGMKIDGVYAIGPIPMMKVCANVTRPFGIKTYVSLNPIMVDGTGMCGGCRVTVGGKMKFACVDGPEFDAHEVDFDELIMRNRTYADLETISDKTYEEHVCKLEGVK